gcactacctacgtagtgcaatgtattagatctgtcatttattcactgacagcaagccgattaggcttcgcctcccggcggggcctaaatcggcttccgtaatgacagagcaggaggccattgtgtctcctgttgccatagcagcagtcgccagtcctgattgcctgtcagggctggcgatctgctagtaaccgctacgatgcagcaatcgctttcgattgctgcatcgaaggggttaatggcagggatcgaagctagctcccttccctgccgttacaggtggatgtcagctgtaacatacagctgacttccaccgctgatgacgccggatcagctcctgagccggcgccatcttgccggcggctacggaagccgatcaggctccgccgccgggcggatcttgaccggattccatgctaggcagaccgggaggccagtattaggcctccggttgcaattgcagccaccggaaccccggcaatttcattgctgtggttccgatgagctgcaaacagcttaaatgtagcgatcacgtttgaacgctgcattgaaggggttaatggcggggatcgaagacaatttcggtccccgcaattacagccggatgtcagctgtcagataagacattttgcgggaagcactggctttccatgtcgtatacttacgacaaatgtcgggaagagtttaaagggggttaaaaaaatacaacttgtcccgcaaaaaacaagaccttatacagctatgtcgacgcgaaaataaaaaaaagttatagctctttgaatgagacgatggaaaaacgtaaaaaaataccttggtcattaagttttaaaataggctggtcattaaggggttaaaggcttaggaaacctttgcaggtgttttgtgttgatgagctgattagagtgtgacaccgtgAGTCTacgatcttcaacttttaccaaatattctaattttctgagagactaaattttgggttttcattaactgttagccataatcatcgacattaaattaaaaaattgttGGGAATAGATCACtcggtgtgtaatgaatctatataatgtatgagtttcactttttgaattgaattactgaaataaataaactttttgatgatattctaattcattgagaaggactagtatatatgtgtcatAGCAAGTGCTTACTAGAACTAACTAGAAACCGTGTATTAGCAAATTTAAAGCAATACCAGGCTAATAAATCACACAAATAAAGCCACAATAATAAAAGGACTCATCTTGTGCCAAACTGCAACACCAATGACCAAGATCTCAGGACCCTAACGCGTTTTGCCCTCAGCTTTCTCAACGGGGAACTTTTCTGTGTAATCTGATTTGTGCCAGGAGTCTGTTATTTTTTCTGGAAATGTATTATTAAATTGACCATTAGGACAAGGGACATTATCATTTTCTTTGTTAATAGGGGGTGTCCCcacacagtctgatactgtcagcgataattggacagtgtcagagtgtgtaggAACACGCCACATTAAGAAAGCGAATGTAAACGGCCAGTTGTCAATTccttcatacatttccaagaggaataacagaggagcatTACaacgcagatttaaaaaaaaaaaaaaaaaaaagctgctccagcattgttattttatagggtatgtaaacattttataaaacagacatgtcaggagttctGACAACTTATCTTTAAAAGTAGCTTGCCCTACATAATAGTGGTCACAGCATGGATTGGAACACGCCACATTAAGAAAGCGAATGTAAACGGCCAGTTGTCAATTccttcatacatttccaagaggaataacagaggagcatTACaacgcagatttaaaaaaaaaaaaaaaaaagctgctccagcattgttattttatagggtatgtaaacatttaataaaacagacatgtcaggagttctGACAACTTATCTTTAAAAGTAGCTTGCCCTACATAATAGTGGTCACAGCATGGATTGTTGTACTGTCAAATCATGCATATGGTGCAAAAAATATTGTTGGAGACCACCACATCTTTATAAACCACTTGGTCAGTACAGTCATACCAATATAGTTTGATTATTCTTCTGTTAGGTCATTACAGGTATTACTGTCTAATGGATCACTGATTGGATTTGACTCAATCTCATTCTTTTTCAGGTAAGGTAGAATGTTACTTGTGAAGAAAGTTTCCAGCGTTGCTTCTGTCTGTTTCCAAAAATCAAAGTCAAAACACACGAGCAGAATAGTGGTCTCCTTACGTGTGTGGACAACTAGCTCTGCGTATGACGTGTCAGTGATAGCCATAAGACACTGGATTTGAGTGTAGTAGGCATGGTCCATTCTCAGGGTGTAAGACGTCCCATTCCATCTCAAGCAGAAGGACCGATGTTTGCTGGCCTGTCGCAATGTACTGTCAGGATACTTGTGTAAGCACTTTACCAACAGGGGCCAGCTCTTCTCATTCTTCCTCCTAATCACGGATCTGCTGGAACATGCTAGCCAAAATTTTTCTTTGTGGTGGAAcacattatattcttgtacttctAATCTCTGTTTGTGTTTTTCTAAGTTCAGCTTTTTGTACTTATGAACGGCTTCCTCCTCCATATGTTTGATCCACTCACTTTGTGTCCTCAGTTTCCTATCTCCTGAGCTCAGCATAGCTCTTACCTGTGATTCAGGCATATGCTCATTTGTATTCTTAGCAAACCGACTGTGAACAATCTCATGTACAGAGGAAGCCATTATGCAATTTTTATACTGGCTATTCATCAAAGATTTTGGCCTTTTATGGTGAGAATGTGGTCTGCGGTTGAAGGGTTGAAGGCATTCCCAAATGTTTTTGAACCCATCTGACACTGGcccatatgtctttttttttgcagtttttttcttgaaattattttcaaaataaatcATGAGATAATCTTCCCTGCTGAAACATAGAGAtgttttttctctacattttggggaACATTTATCCTTGGAATTAGACAAAGAACATTCCTCAATATTTTCAGTATTTTCTTCTGCGTGCTTTCTGGAAAATTTAGGTAGATTTATTTGGGGAGACACATTCTGAGGAAATAAAAGGTGTTCAAAATGTATTTGCATAGGTTGTATTACTTTGATAATGTCAGTCAGGTAGAATGTGTAGTATGTGTACGATTGCCTCTTATTTTTTTTAGAGAGATGGTCATCGGCATGAATGATGGCTTTACTTCGGCTTGTGGTCTGGGCTATTGAAGCTGGCTTCTTGTAGCTTGAAGAAGGATTGTTTATGAATGAGCTGGTAGAGTTTGGCTGGGGGAGCACAGTAGATTTGTTCTTTTTTCTTGAAGCAGGTTTCTTAGAAATTGCACCAGGATTTTCCAGTAAAGGAACAGATTGATCTTTTGTTTTTCTGCTACGTTTCCTCACTTTTTTTTTCGTGATTGGAACAGAATTACTTTGAAGACACATAGAACTGTTTGCACCTTGTACAGGTGAATTGGCTTGAGTAAATGCTTCAGACTTGGCCATGCAAGCTTTATTCCTGTTGTTCTCAATACTTAGAGTTGTTGAAGCATCATTATCTTGTACAAGTTTATCTGTGTTCTTTGTATTTAAAGGAAATGTGTTTGATGTGCATAGTGCGGGGCTGCTGGGAAGTAAACTTGAATTATTTCTTTGATTTAAAGATGAAATGTTAGAAGGCATCTTCCAATATAAGCTGCCTGTTGACATGCAATAGACATGTCCTGTTGCTGGACATTGTAGAAACCTTCTATTTGGGTTTTGTGGGTCTGTTGGTAAATGCATAAAAAGGCGTAATTTATCCAAAATTGGAACTAGTAGAGGTGCTGGATGATCCATGCTCAGTAGAATGAGATTAATGTATTCAGAATAAGAACAATGATGTGAGCCCGATAACGGATAGCTGTATATAATAAATCGCTAGAGTTCGGTAGAGGTTGAAGAACAGACCTAAAAATGAAACAAGAGTAGAGATATTTATCATATTCTTATATAATTTGCTCATGAACAATACAAATGTATAACAATATTGCCATATACACTACAAAGATCCCCTACAATTCGTATATTACTCAAGTCATTACATGTACAAATCACCTGTTTTTCTTCCATGCAGTCATAGGGATAGATTTATTAAgattggcgtttcatatgccagtctttctAAACAAGTTGCAATAAGATGCAACAAAATTATTTAGAggcgcatgcctcttaataacaTTGTGGCGTCTTCAGCTGTCTGTGCGCCATTGATTTAAAGTTACGGCATTCAGACTTTTGCTATAATTAACACAAGTTTGTGGCGTGAATTATAGTAATTACGGCAGGGTTGCTGGTGGCCATGCCCGTTTACACTAAGTGCCGATTTTTTTCGGCTGTTTGTGACTAATTCTATACCAGAAAACTGGCCTAGACACTTTAAGTTTCCCCATAGAACTTACATGATAGAATTCTGGTTGCTTGCAGCAGCCATCACAAGGGGAGCCTCGGAGTGTACAGCAGACAGGTTTATTATGGAGTTGGGGTTattgaatgggagctgtataaatctgtacgcAGTAAGCTCCCCTAGAAATGGCTGCCACTGGCTTTTTAAAACAGAAAAATACTTTAAATACTTTATCCACCTTTGCAATCAAAGTTTTTATTTCTCcaaagcatctaaaataaaaaatggagaaactttgcaaattgtcttgattgaaaaaaaatacattactgTGTTGTTTTTACAATTCCTATACACAACTATATGTATCCAtggtaaaaaactaaaaataagtcCTGAGTAGTTTGATCCTGCAACCATACTCCTTTCCATATGTCCCCTACTTATTGCCAATCAACCAAATGTAAGTTAGCAAAAAGTAGAGAACAGAAggaaagggagtatgactgcagtgtcacactacacagggtttgtttgtaggacACACATAACCgttgcttaattttttattttagatgctgtAAAATACATCAACAAAGGTTATGTAATGTAACAAATCAattgaaaaatgttaaaaaaaaaatgtctgcataACACAGCCTTATGAAGACCCAAAAGACTTG
This genomic stretch from Rhinoderma darwinii isolate aRhiDar2 chromosome 4, aRhiDar2.hap1, whole genome shotgun sequence harbors:
- the LOC142760943 gene encoding uncharacterized protein LOC142760943 produces the protein MDHPAPLLVPILDKLRLFMHLPTDPQNPNRRFLQCPATGHVYCMSTGSLYWKMPSNISSLNQRNNSSLLPSSPALCTSNTFPLNTKNTDKLVQDNDASTTLSIENNRNKACMAKSEAFTQANSPVQGANSSMCLQSNSVPITKKKVRKRSRKTKDQSVPLLENPGAISKKPASRKKNKSTVLPQPNSTSSFINNPSSSYKKPASIAQTTSRSKAIIHADDHLSKKNKRQSYTYYTFYLTDIIKVIQPMQIHFEHLLFPQNVSPQINLPKFSRKHAEENTENIEECSLSNSKDKCSPKCREKTSLCFSREDYLMIYFENNFKKKTAKKKTYGPVSDGFKNIWECLQPFNRRPHSHHKRPKSLMNSQYKNCIMASSVHEIVHSRFAKNTNEHMPESQVRAMLSSGDRKLRTQSEWIKHMEEEAVHKYKKLNLEKHKQRLEVQEYNVFHHKEKFWLACSSRSVIRRKNEKSWPLLVKCLHKYPDSTLRQASKHRSFCLRWNGTSYTLRMDHAYYTQIQCLMAITDTSYAELVVHTRKETTILLVCFDFDFWKQTEATLETFFTSNILPYLKKNEIESNPISDPLDSNTCNDLTEE